A region of the Pirellulales bacterium genome:
GAAAGCGCGCGGATTCGAAACGCCAAAGCGCCCCGCGAAGCGCGCTTCGTACACGCCCGGCGGGACATCCGGATGAATGGCGACCGTAAACTCATTGGGGATCGGTTGCTGCCCCTTTTCGAAAAGGCCCGCGGGCCTGGACTTTTGCACAGCCGTGATATGGGGGTGCGAGAAAACCAGCCGATCGGCCCCCTCGATATCGACGCCGGCCGCGAGCTTCACGTCGACGATCGTGCCTTGCCGACCGCCCGCCGGCGAGAGGGCATGCAGTTGTGCCGCGGGGAGCTGCGCAAAAATCGGTGCAGCGACGACCGTCGTCCAGGCGGCAAAGAGCACGCAGCGAAGCACTCGCACCGAGGCGCGCGTGCGCCTGTGAAATGAAACACGGGTTCGAACATTCTCCATCGTGGAGTCCTCGCCGGAGGCTGGTCAGCAGACCGGCCTCGGCTTCGAGGCAGGCCTGTATTTTTCGGGCAGGTATCTTGGAGGGACTATTCATCGGGACGAAACCGTCACGCGCCGGGCTTTCAATCTGCTCGGGCACGTTCGGCAGGTCCGCGCTATCAGCATCCGCCGCGAGGAGCGACGGATGCCGCCATTGCCAATCAACACTCGTCTGAGGACGAGCATGCGTCGCGATGCACGGCCGGGGCCGCCGCGACCCTTACAGTCTGACCCACGAGTGGCCAGAAATCCACTGCCGAGCCAAGGTTGCACGGCGATCCGCAGCGTCCGACCGGTCAAGTTCCAGCGAACCGCCGGCCGGGCAAGCGCCGTGCGGTTCTAGTGGTTGAACAGGAATTCCTTGGTATTAACCAAAGCCCACAGGATGTCCTCATAGGCTTGCTGCTTGTTCTGATTCTTGGCGACGTGCCCCGTGGCGATGGCCAGTTCGTCCGAAGCGGGCTCGCGTGCGTAAACGCACAGATACAGCTCGCGCACTTTCTCTTCGTCGCTGCGCCCGGCGTCGGCCGCCAGCCGTGCCGCCCGGCCGGTGCCATTGGCCAGTTTGCCCTGCACTTCGGCCGAGTTGAGCAGATGCAGGCTTTGCGCCAGGTTCGCCTCTTGCGAGCGCTCGCATTCGCAGGCGCTGGCCGCCTCGGGCTTGCCGAAGACGGTGAGGAAGTACGAGTTCACGCCCGTATCCGGAATCTGCACCGCACGGGTGCCGGCCGGCAGGCCCGAGAAACTACTCGGCGCCGCGGTCACACCGTCCAAGGCATCCAGCAGCACTTCGGCCGTCAGACGCTTCGGATAGTAGCGCGAGAAATTCTGCTTGTCGTTCAGGTTGTAATCGTTCGGCAGAGCGCTGAGCTGGTAAACATTCGACCGGCAGATCGTGCGAACCAGATCCTTCAGGTCGAAATGCGAACTGATGAAATGGCTGGCCAGCGCGTCGAGCAGCGCCGGGTTCGACGCCGGGTTCGTGACCCGCATGTCATCCTCGGGGTCGACGATGCCGCGGCTGAAGAAGTGCTTCCAGTAGCGATTGACCAGCGACTTGGCGAAGAACGGGTTTTGCGGGTCAGCCATCCAATCCACCAGCGCCTCGCGCGGGTCACGCTCGGCCGAGATGTCGCTCGGCTTCGCCCCCAGGCCCGTGGGCGCCAGGCTTTCGTTCGTCTTGGGATTTGTCGCGCGAGCCAAGCCGCGCTTGCTGTAAACGCGCAGCTCTTCGGGCAGGTCCCCCGGCTTGCGCGCTACTTGCGAGAAGAAGGCCGAGAAACCGTAGTAGTCGCGTTGGCTCCAGGCCTCGAACGGATGATGGTGGCAGCGGGCACATTGAATTCGCAAGCCAAGGAACAACTGGGCGCTGTCCTCGACCTGCTGATTCGCATCTTTCACTTCGCGATACCAGGCAACCGGCGGATTTTCGCCGACATCGCCCGACGCGGTCAGAATGTCGCGCACGAACTGGTCGTACGGCTTGTTGATGTACAGGCTCTCGCGAATCCAATCGTGGAACGCGTACGTGCCACGCATGTAATTGGGATTTTGCCGGCGGTTTCGCAGCACCGCGGTCCATTTATTAGCGAAGTAGTCAGCATATTCCGCGCTATCGAGCAAACGGTCGATCGCCCGATCGCGTTTGGCCGGATCCTGGTCAGCCAGAAAGGCGCGGGACTCTTCCAACGTCGGCAGCCGGCCGGCAATATCGACCGAAACGCGACGCAGGAACGTGGCGTCATCGCAAACCGGCGACGGCGGTACGCCCAGAGTTTTCAGCTTGGCGAAGACGGCATCGTCGACGAAGTTCTTCGAAGGAGGCAGACTGTCGACGCTGGCCCCCAATGGAACGTTCGCGCGAAATACACCAACGTGCCCCTGATAGCGGGCCATCACGGCTACGTCGCCCGTCAGGTCGAGGGTCTTCACCAAACCCAGCGGCGAAACCTCGGCCATTTCCGTGTCGTTCGGGTCGAACTGTGCGAGGCGTGTTACATCCTCGACCGTGCCGTCGGTGTAATGCGCTACGACCGCGATCTGTTGCTCACCCTGACGCGATAGCACGGCGTGACTGGGCAGTACCTCGATGCTGGCCACCTTCGGGTCGGTGTCCTTCCCGTAGGGCATGCCTTGCGAGATCCACCGCTTAAGCAGCCGGTACTCGAGCGAGTCGCGGTCCAGACGCTGACCACCGCCGTGCGGAATCGCATTGATCGGCTTGGTCAACAGCAGGCTACGATCGGGCGCGGCCGGAAAGAGACGCCGGCCGCGAGCCTCCATCACCAGGTGCTCGTAATCTTCACCTGGCTCGAAACCGAGCAGCGACAGCTTGAAGCCATTCTGACCGCTGGCCTTACCGTGGCAGCCGCCACTATTGCAGCCGAGCTTGGTAAATATCGGCACGACCTGATTCGGAAAATTGATTTGCGGATCGTCGACAAAATGATCGACCGTCACGTCGGCCGTCGATTGCAGTCCATTGGGCCCGACGGCCGTGATCTTTGCTTGACCATCGGCCAAGGGAGTGGCCAGTCCGGTGCTGTCGACACTGACAATGCCGGCCGGATTGGACTGGTACGTGATCTGCCGCGTGACGTCGCGGGTTCCGCCGCCGGCGTACTTGGCCGTGATAGCGAGTTGGCGCTGCGCATCCCGTCCGCGCAACAATAGATTATTGCCGGTCGAGAACGATAGCTCAGTCGCGGCGCCCAGGTCCGCCGCGGGAATCGGCGTAGCGGCCGGCTTCGCGGGAGTGGCCGTGGCGATTTCTTCACCACATGCCGACGGGACGGACCATCCGAAGGCGAAAACGCCGACACAGAAAAACACTACAGCGCGGGAAAACACGGTCGCTGGAGTCATATGGCTCCTCCCGTGAGCTTTTAATCGAGGCGGGGTGCGGGCAGGTAACTAGCGGGAGCCCGGATTATCGCATTCCCCCCGGATGATTGCAATGATTTTTGAAAGCGCGTTTATGTGTTGATGCGTGGGAGGAAGGCCTGGCGGGGGGATCGTGGGATGCCGAGGCGGCTGCAAGGGAGCCGGGAAGGCCTCCGCAGAGAGCGCGGCGCTAAGATACACCGGCCCCACAACTGGTTCGTACGCCTGGCGCTACGATCGTTTTGTGACCGCGCCCCGGTTCAGGGCGTCGATCAGTTGTCGCAAGCGGCCCAAGCTGCGCCGATTAAAGCGGAAGATCAGTCGCGGGAGGGGAGATAGCTGTGGTTCGTCCTTTTCATCCGGCAGGGCAGCGCCAACGGTGAATTGCCCATCGACCAGGATATCGCTGAACTCGGCGTTGATATTGTCCAACAGTTCAGCCGTGGGGGTCTGGCTCAGACGCACCACGAGCTTGTTTTTCACGTACCGCATGCTGTGATAGACGCGGTAGAACTGGTCGATTTCGCGGACGGCGGCGTCGACGCTGTCGGTCATCATGTACAACGACAGGTCCTCGGGCGAAATCATGCCGTGCCCCAGCAGGCGGCGCTTGATGTACTCGTCGAAGTCGGACCAGAAGTTGCCCCCCTTCTCGTCCAGGAAGACGACGGGGACGATGTCGCGCTTGCCGGTTTGCAGCAACGTGAGGACTTCGAATCCCTCGTCGAGCGTGCCGAATCCACCTGGCAGCAGGCAGACGGCGTCGCACTCTTTCACGAACATCAACTTGCGCGTGAAGAAATACTTCATATAAACGAGCTTCGGATCGCCGGCAATGACGGGATTCGAGTATTGCTCGAAGGGGAGCATGATGTTCAGCCCCATCGAGTTTTCGCGCCCCGCGCCCTGATGCCCAGCCTCCATGATGCCGCTGGCGGCACCGGTGACGACCAGCCAACTGCGGGCGGCCATTTCGCGGCCGAAGTCGACCGC
Encoded here:
- a CDS encoding DUF1549 domain-containing protein; this translates as MTPATVFSRAVVFFCVGVFAFGWSVPSACGEEIATATPAKPAATPIPAADLGAATELSFSTGNNLLLRGRDAQRQLAITAKYAGGGTRDVTRQITYQSNPAGIVSVDSTGLATPLADGQAKITAVGPNGLQSTADVTVDHFVDDPQINFPNQVVPIFTKLGCNSGGCHGKASGQNGFKLSLLGFEPGEDYEHLVMEARGRRLFPAAPDRSLLLTKPINAIPHGGGQRLDRDSLEYRLLKRWISQGMPYGKDTDPKVASIEVLPSHAVLSRQGEQQIAVVAHYTDGTVEDVTRLAQFDPNDTEMAEVSPLGLVKTLDLTGDVAVMARYQGHVGVFRANVPLGASVDSLPPSKNFVDDAVFAKLKTLGVPPSPVCDDATFLRRVSVDIAGRLPTLEESRAFLADQDPAKRDRAIDRLLDSAEYADYFANKWTAVLRNRRQNPNYMRGTYAFHDWIRESLYINKPYDQFVRDILTASGDVGENPPVAWYREVKDANQQVEDSAQLFLGLRIQCARCHHHPFEAWSQRDYYGFSAFFSQVARKPGDLPEELRVYSKRGLARATNPKTNESLAPTGLGAKPSDISAERDPREALVDWMADPQNPFFAKSLVNRYWKHFFSRGIVDPEDDMRVTNPASNPALLDALASHFISSHFDLKDLVRTICRSNVYQLSALPNDYNLNDKQNFSRYYPKRLTAEVLLDALDGVTAAPSSFSGLPAGTRAVQIPDTGVNSYFLTVFGKPEAASACECERSQEANLAQSLHLLNSAEVQGKLANGTGRAARLAADAGRSDEEKVRELYLCVYAREPASDELAIATGHVAKNQNKQQAYEDILWALVNTKEFLFNH
- a CDS encoding TIGR00730 family Rossman fold protein; this translates as MAAARPPPHPQVLSQPRPEAGIVLSDTAPQREPPALDTVGGITDTWNADRASDLIAMIKESADKLAADRTSRGDLKILSRALRELRWAFKVFSPYRSRRKVTVFGSARTRPHEATFQQAVDFGREMAARSWLVVTGAASGIMEAGHQGAGRENSMGLNIMLPFEQYSNPVIAGDPKLVYMKYFFTRKLMFVKECDAVCLLPGGFGTLDEGFEVLTLLQTGKRDIVPVVFLDEKGGNFWSDFDEYIKRRLLGHGMISPEDLSLYMMTDSVDAAVREIDQFYRVYHSMRYVKNKLVVRLSQTPTAELLDNINAEFSDILVDGQFTVGAALPDEKDEPQLSPLPRLIFRFNRRSLGRLRQLIDALNRGAVTKRS